A portion of the Flavobacterium limnophilum genome contains these proteins:
- a CDS encoding DUF2911 domain-containing protein produces the protein MGLQKKIHLLFMAFLTITLVDAQEKPASPPAVATGKINGANISINYSSPSVKGRVIWGELVPFNKVWRAGANEATTIETDKELSIEGQKLPAGKYSFFVIPNEKECVIIFNKEAKQWGAYKYNESQDQLRVTVKQKMADTSTERLVYTINKNSIVLTWEKWNIPISVK, from the coding sequence ATGGGATTACAAAAGAAAATTCATTTGTTATTTATGGCCTTTTTGACCATAACTTTAGTTGATGCACAAGAAAAACCTGCAAGTCCTCCAGCAGTTGCAACAGGCAAAATTAATGGTGCCAACATCAGCATCAATTACAGCAGCCCGTCCGTAAAAGGGAGAGTGATTTGGGGAGAATTAGTTCCATTCAACAAGGTTTGGCGCGCCGGTGCCAATGAAGCGACGACTATCGAAACAGACAAAGAGCTTAGCATTGAAGGCCAAAAATTGCCTGCGGGAAAATATTCTTTTTTTGTGATACCAAATGAAAAAGAATGCGTGATCATTTTTAACAAAGAAGCCAAACAATGGGGTGCTTATAAATATAATGAAAGCCAAGACCAATTGCGGGTAACCGTAAAACAAAAAATGGCTGACACAAGTACCGAAAGATTGGTTTATACCATCAACAAGAATTCAATAGTATTGACTTGGGAAAAATGGAATATTCCAATTTCAGTTAAATAA
- a CDS encoding sugar phosphate isomerase/epimerase family protein, whose amino-acid sequence MPLFGTTILSFIPGWSADSGRFAIEKTAEYGFDMLEIILPASLDFDAKKTKKLLDKYGILGRCTLNLPANCHIPFYPEQATAIMKSAVDKVAEMEGDFLGGVLHSAIGTFTGNSCTLNEKAIIKQVFSEVADYAQKHDITIAPEPINRYESYVFTAAEEVLEMIESIGKPNIGLHLDTFHMNIEEKNFYEPIIQAGNNLKHVHITESDRGMTGEGNVHWGDFFKALGEIDYQGPLVLENFSSEIKELVGSTSLWRPSKYNSEDLAKGSLLFMRNMVDKWYK is encoded by the coding sequence ATGCCACTTTTTGGAACCACAATTTTATCATTTATCCCTGGTTGGAGTGCCGACAGCGGACGTTTTGCCATAGAAAAAACAGCCGAATACGGTTTTGACATGCTCGAAATTATTTTGCCGGCTTCTTTGGATTTCGATGCAAAAAAAACAAAAAAACTGCTGGACAAATACGGTATTTTGGGTCGTTGTACCTTAAATTTACCAGCGAATTGCCATATTCCTTTTTATCCGGAACAAGCAACGGCCATTATGAAATCGGCGGTTGATAAAGTGGCCGAAATGGAGGGCGATTTTTTGGGAGGCGTTTTGCATTCCGCCATCGGGACATTCACGGGAAATTCTTGCACATTGAATGAAAAAGCAATTATCAAGCAAGTGTTTTCGGAAGTGGCCGATTATGCTCAAAAGCATGACATCACGATTGCTCCCGAGCCGATTAACCGTTACGAAAGCTATGTGTTTACTGCTGCCGAGGAAGTTTTGGAGATGATTGAAAGTATTGGTAAACCGAATATTGGTTTGCATTTGGATACTTTTCACATGAATATTGAAGAAAAAAATTTCTACGAGCCAATTATTCAGGCAGGAAATAATTTGAAACACGTCCACATTACCGAAAGCGATCGGGGAATGACGGGAGAAGGCAACGTGCATTGGGGTGATTTTTTCAAGGCTTTGGGCGAAATTGATTACCAAGGGCCATTGGTTCTCGAGAATTTTTCTTCGGAAATAAAAGAATTGGTTGGGTCAACCTCTTTGTGGAGACCTTCCAAGTACAATTCGGAAGATTTGGCCAAAGGAAGTTTGTTGTTTATGAGAAATATGGTTGATAAATGGTATAAATAA
- a CDS encoding carbohydrate porin: MKTKLFLLLISITSMAGYSQVVITNPNFSLGTTGRIGVGLSPNGEGNMWKPLNLSGQGSLGGRMEQTDYIDILPAIHFTPKIIDKDSTNVTFQIRLGMYSANGQFVGNVSSRSNGGLTFILPEAFVEARNIMGSKWSAWAGSRFRRYDDIHISDYFYFDDHSAQGFGVSHKNTELTMLMPASADSTNVYPYNYEISVAGATNPAIRQRMVWIGEHSIPFKNEGILKLLGEFHYVSANSKEASKVYAADKGWVMGAKYNNPFKTKLPGSFNQLSARYGVGIANGGDNGNTFTWATYGAPDDEGKYKNAYSFTMVEHFLLNLSDKFSLNGYGVFTKSKGGSASTNTDEYFNGNQIFNEKTDFVVGFRSFYYVTKWLHLIEEVHYASRKDGDNPDANMWKFSFAPTIVPLGKKDPWSRPHIRLVYTLAHYNDYARDHNYSPYLQVNQKSWGSYVGVKTEWWLF; the protein is encoded by the coding sequence ATGAAAACCAAGCTTTTTTTATTACTGATTTCAATAACTTCCATGGCCGGATATTCGCAAGTGGTGATTACCAATCCCAATTTTTCCTTGGGTACAACCGGGCGAATAGGTGTCGGGCTTTCGCCAAATGGGGAAGGAAACATGTGGAAACCATTAAACCTTTCCGGCCAAGGTTCCTTGGGAGGAAGAATGGAACAAACAGACTATATCGATATTCTGCCTGCGATACATTTCACGCCAAAAATTATCGACAAAGACAGTACCAATGTCACTTTTCAAATACGGTTGGGAATGTATTCAGCCAACGGACAATTTGTGGGAAACGTGAGTTCCCGTTCCAATGGTGGATTGACTTTTATTCTACCCGAAGCTTTCGTCGAAGCCCGAAATATTATGGGCAGCAAATGGTCGGCTTGGGCTGGATCGCGTTTTCGTCGCTACGATGACATTCACATCAGTGATTATTTTTATTTTGACGATCATTCCGCGCAAGGATTTGGCGTAAGCCATAAAAATACCGAATTGACGATGTTGATGCCCGCTTCTGCCGATTCGACCAATGTCTATCCTTATAATTACGAAATTAGCGTTGCCGGCGCCACTAATCCAGCCATTCGCCAGCGCATGGTTTGGATAGGGGAGCACAGCATTCCTTTTAAAAACGAGGGAATTCTGAAACTTTTGGGGGAATTTCATTATGTTTCGGCCAACTCCAAAGAGGCTTCTAAAGTATATGCTGCCGACAAAGGTTGGGTTATGGGAGCGAAGTACAACAATCCTTTTAAAACCAAATTACCGGGTTCTTTCAATCAGTTGTCTGCTCGTTATGGAGTGGGAATTGCCAATGGTGGCGATAACGGTAACACGTTTACTTGGGCAACTTACGGTGCTCCGGATGATGAAGGAAAATACAAAAATGCCTATTCCTTTACGATGGTGGAACATTTTTTATTGAATCTTTCGGATAAATTTAGTCTCAATGGTTATGGTGTTTTTACCAAAAGCAAAGGCGGTTCTGCCAGCACCAACACGGACGAATATTTCAACGGAAATCAAATTTTCAACGAGAAAACAGATTTTGTGGTAGGTTTTAGAAGCTTCTATTATGTTACCAAATGGTTGCATTTAATTGAAGAGGTGCATTACGCCAGTCGAAAAGACGGTGACAATCCGGATGCCAATATGTGGAAATTTTCTTTTGCACCAACCATTGTTCCGTTGGGGAAAAAAGATCCTTGGAGTCGTCCGCACATTCGATTGGTTTATACGTTGGCACACTACAACGATTACGCCCGTGACCATAATTACTCGCCATATTTGCAAGTGAACCAAAAAAGCTGGGGTTCTTATGTTGGAGTAAAAACAGAATGGTGGTTGTTTTAA
- a CDS encoding 3'-5' exonuclease: protein MIDWLKNINKEYPEFWKDYLSKFDTKSKRFVILSTETTGLSLHKDVILSIGSFGVINNSIHIADSFETILAQYKFFHDNGISNEFTVETKMKKMGEAEAIQAFVEFIGNAVLVGHHIDFDVEMINAALERLGCGRLRNEALDIDVMYRKLTDINNKQFSLEELCDIYKIPKSDRNSSSDDAYKIALLFLKLKSRLGLN, encoded by the coding sequence ATGATAGACTGGCTCAAAAATATCAATAAGGAATATCCTGAATTTTGGAAAGATTATCTTTCTAAATTTGATACAAAATCAAAACGCTTTGTTATTTTATCTACCGAAACTACCGGCTTGAGTCTTCACAAGGATGTTATTTTGTCTATTGGTTCTTTTGGCGTAATCAACAACAGCATCCATATTGCAGATAGTTTTGAAACCATTTTGGCCCAATATAAATTTTTTCACGATAACGGGATTTCCAATGAATTTACGGTTGAAACCAAAATGAAAAAAATGGGAGAAGCCGAGGCCATTCAGGCTTTTGTGGAGTTTATCGGCAATGCCGTTTTGGTTGGACACCACATTGATTTTGACGTGGAAATGATTAATGCCGCTTTGGAAAGATTGGGTTGTGGAAGACTGAGAAACGAAGCTTTGGATATTGACGTGATGTATCGAAAATTGACAGACATCAACAACAAACAATTTTCGCTTGAAGAATTGTGCGACATCTACAAAATCCCTAAAAGCGACCGGAATTCTTCTTCCGATGATGCTTATAAAATCGCCCTGCTTTTCCTGAAACTAAAATCCAGATTGGGATTGAATTAA
- a CDS encoding NUDIX hydrolase, with protein MAPKIIPNISVDCVVFGYDGTTKSLNVLLIKRYLESKETHEILVNDYVLTGYHALENENMDDTAARVLRELTGLENLYKKQFRVFGDPNRLMNEKDIVWVESENFNPRTITIAYYFLVKTHEVDIENNSHYPQWFPVNDLPELGFDHKKIITEAYADLKAKSLTEPIIFELLPNKFTVKELQDVYESILGVEIDNRNFRRKLLIKKYLIELDEKQVGVSKKPSQLFMFSKDIYQKIYKESYLISI; from the coding sequence ATGGCTCCCAAAATAATTCCCAATATATCCGTTGACTGTGTCGTTTTTGGTTATGACGGCACCACAAAATCTTTGAATGTATTGTTGATTAAACGGTATTTGGAATCCAAAGAAACCCACGAAATCCTAGTCAATGATTATGTATTGACAGGCTATCATGCCTTGGAAAATGAAAATATGGACGATACTGCTGCCCGAGTTTTGAGGGAATTAACGGGACTCGAGAATCTGTATAAAAAACAATTTAGAGTCTTTGGAGACCCCAATCGTTTGATGAACGAAAAAGACATTGTTTGGGTGGAAAGCGAAAATTTCAATCCACGAACGATAACAATTGCTTACTATTTTTTGGTAAAAACCCACGAGGTCGACATAGAAAACAACAGCCATTATCCGCAATGGTTTCCGGTAAACGACTTGCCGGAATTGGGATTTGACCACAAAAAAATCATCACGGAAGCTTACGCCGATTTAAAAGCTAAATCCTTGACAGAGCCCATTATTTTTGAGTTGTTACCCAATAAATTCACCGTCAAGGAATTGCAGGACGTGTACGAATCCATATTGGGCGTGGAAATTGACAATCGCAATTTTAGAAGAAAATTGTTGATCAAGAAATACCTGATCGAACTGGACGAAAAACAAGTGGGCGTTTCCAAAAAACCTTCACAACTTTTTATGTTCAGCAAAGATATTTACCAGAAAATCTACAAGGAAAGTTATTTGATAAGTATTTAG
- a CDS encoding carbohydrate kinase family protein — protein sequence MKNKLKGVCFGEILFDVFLEHKKIGGAPLNVASRLNSLGGEVAMISSVGNDANGKILVDYLNNQGIDTKAIQVNETYATGIVNVILNEKGNASYDINYPSAWDKIETTNENIELVKNADFLVYGSLSSRDLVSKNTLKELLKVAKYKIFDVNLRSPHYAKKTIVDLMETADFIKFNDDELNEICEDMHSNKKSLEQNIKFVSKETNTPTVCVTLGSHGAVLYTNETFYYNCGFKVNVVDTVGSGDSFLAALIIKLLNGENPQYALNHACAIGAIVAQSEGANPVIPQSEIDEFLCGFEHTNSKKTNTFSNN from the coding sequence ATGAAAAATAAATTAAAAGGTGTTTGTTTTGGAGAAATCCTTTTCGATGTTTTCCTCGAACACAAAAAAATTGGAGGAGCACCGCTGAATGTGGCCTCAAGACTAAATTCGCTAGGAGGGGAGGTTGCCATGATTAGCAGTGTTGGAAACGATGCCAATGGCAAAATATTGGTCGATTATTTGAATAATCAAGGCATTGATACCAAGGCTATTCAAGTCAATGAAACTTATGCAACGGGAATCGTGAACGTAATTTTGAACGAAAAAGGAAATGCGTCTTACGATATCAATTATCCTTCGGCTTGGGATAAAATTGAAACAACAAACGAGAATATTGAACTAGTAAAAAACGCTGATTTTTTGGTTTACGGAAGTTTGTCTTCCAGGGATTTGGTTTCTAAAAATACCCTAAAAGAACTTTTGAAGGTTGCCAAATATAAAATATTTGACGTGAACTTGAGAAGTCCGCATTATGCCAAAAAAACTATTGTAGATTTAATGGAAACTGCTGATTTTATTAAGTTTAACGACGACGAGTTAAATGAAATTTGCGAAGACATGCATTCCAATAAAAAGTCGTTGGAACAAAACATTAAATTCGTTTCAAAGGAAACCAATACGCCAACTGTTTGTGTGACTTTGGGTTCACACGGTGCGGTTTTATATACTAACGAAACTTTTTATTACAATTGCGGATTCAAGGTAAATGTAGTAGACACGGTGGGTTCCGGAGATTCTTTTTTGGCAGCACTAATCATAAAATTGCTCAATGGAGAAAATCCCCAATATGCGCTGAATCACGCTTGTGCCATTGGTGCCATTGTAGCCCAAAGCGAAGGAGCAAATCCAGTAATTCCACAATCAGAAATTGACGAATTTTTGTGTGGTTTTGAACACACTAATTCCAAAAAAACAAACACATTTTCAAATAATTAA
- a CDS encoding NAD(P)/FAD-dependent oxidoreductase, whose product MQIVIIGGGFAGINLAKELANYKGIEVILVDKNNYNFFPPLIYQVATAFLEPSSISYPFRKFFAGKKNLQFRLGELQKVIPAENKIILNNGELHYDHLVFATGAETSYFGMENVKKNAIPMKTLNDAIEMRNTLLKNLEKAAITKDIRKRRALLTIVVAGGGPTGVEVSGMFAEMRKNILLKEYPELETSASNIYLVDGGDALLSPMSKQSQEDTLEAVTKLGVIVKLNTRVIDYKDDTVFFADGKTIQTKNLIWAAGVSAREFEGIPAESYGRGKRMATDAFNKVNATENIYAIGDTCIQLTDAAFPEGHPQVAQVAIQQGENLAENFKLMIQNKPLNPFKYNDKGSMAIIGKNKAVVDLPKPKMHFKGFFAWMIWLFVHLMSLITYRNRINTFYHWMIAYFSKDQSLRMIIRPEKRTKGDA is encoded by the coding sequence ATGCAAATAGTAATCATTGGAGGCGGTTTTGCTGGCATTAATTTGGCCAAAGAATTGGCAAACTACAAAGGGATTGAAGTAATCCTTGTCGACAAAAACAACTATAATTTCTTTCCGCCGCTTATTTATCAGGTGGCCACGGCATTTTTGGAACCTTCCAGTATCAGTTATCCTTTTCGAAAATTTTTTGCGGGCAAAAAGAACCTGCAGTTTCGTCTAGGCGAATTGCAAAAGGTAATTCCTGCCGAAAACAAAATCATTCTCAATAACGGCGAATTGCATTACGACCACTTGGTTTTTGCAACGGGAGCCGAAACGAGTTATTTTGGAATGGAAAATGTCAAGAAAAATGCAATTCCGATGAAAACCCTCAACGATGCCATCGAGATGCGCAACACTTTGTTGAAAAATCTGGAAAAAGCCGCCATAACCAAAGATATTCGCAAAAGAAGAGCACTGCTAACCATTGTGGTTGCCGGTGGTGGACCAACAGGAGTGGAAGTCTCCGGGATGTTTGCCGAAATGCGAAAAAATATTTTACTCAAAGAATATCCTGAGCTAGAAACTTCTGCCAGTAATATTTATTTGGTTGACGGTGGTGATGCTTTACTGTCGCCAATGAGTAAACAATCGCAAGAAGACACTCTCGAAGCCGTAACCAAATTGGGAGTTATCGTAAAACTCAACACCCGAGTAATTGATTATAAAGACGATACCGTTTTCTTTGCCGACGGAAAAACCATCCAAACCAAAAACTTGATTTGGGCGGCAGGCGTTTCAGCCAGGGAATTTGAAGGAATTCCAGCAGAAAGTTACGGTCGCGGCAAACGAATGGCCACCGATGCCTTCAACAAAGTAAACGCTACTGAAAATATCTATGCCATTGGCGACACTTGTATTCAATTGACTGATGCAGCTTTTCCGGAAGGTCATCCGCAAGTTGCTCAGGTCGCTATTCAGCAAGGAGAGAATCTGGCCGAAAACTTCAAGTTGATGATACAAAATAAACCGTTGAACCCCTTTAAATACAACGATAAAGGTTCTATGGCGATTATCGGAAAAAACAAGGCTGTCGTGGATTTACCCAAACCCAAAATGCACTTCAAAGGCTTTTTTGCCTGGATGATTTGGCTGTTTGTCCACCTGATGTCCTTGATAACCTATCGCAACCGAATCAACACTTTTTACCATTGGATGATTGCTTATTTCTCGAAAGACCAATCTTTGCGAATGATTATCAGGCCGGAAAAGAGGACGAAAGGGGATGCTTAG
- the fucP gene encoding L-fucose:H+ symporter permease translates to MNLTKKIPVVSKELAFQFIIITILFALWGIANELTAPMVSTFKKVMPELSNLQASFVQMAFYFGYFFMAFPAALFIRKYSYKSGIVLGLVLYATGAFLFYPAAHYQSYTFFLISLWVITCGLAFLETTSNPLILFLGHKDTATQRLNFAQAFNPIGAITGLVLAQELVIGSIKSNNYTPETFKALSAGELASIREHDLDIISIPYIGLGIFVLAILIIILFTKMPKTVHEEKMSISESFKKLWANKNYKNGVVAQAFYVGAQILCWTFMYQYVDNINATYGLNITATNYNIGAMLLFLTGRWIGTAMMKTINPSRMLIYFGIGGMICAAGAILLQGMPGLISLISISIFMSIMFPTIYGIALKDMGDEAKIGSSGLVMAIVGGALMPLLQASVLDWGGPGFSDMKILGFIPEVNFSFILPLLCLGVVTLYGYSTYKVSKKY, encoded by the coding sequence ATGAATCTAACCAAAAAAATTCCCGTAGTCAGTAAAGAATTAGCCTTTCAATTTATCATAATTACCATATTGTTCGCCCTTTGGGGAATTGCAAATGAATTAACCGCACCGATGGTGTCGACCTTCAAAAAGGTAATGCCGGAACTTTCGAATTTGCAGGCATCCTTTGTTCAAATGGCGTTCTATTTTGGCTACTTTTTTATGGCTTTCCCGGCGGCACTTTTCATCAGGAAATACAGTTACAAGTCCGGAATAGTCTTGGGACTCGTGTTGTATGCGACCGGAGCTTTCTTGTTCTATCCGGCAGCGCATTACCAGAGTTATACCTTTTTCCTTATCTCGCTATGGGTCATTACCTGTGGTTTGGCTTTCCTGGAAACCACTTCGAACCCCTTGATTTTGTTCCTGGGTCATAAAGACACGGCTACGCAACGTTTGAATTTTGCCCAGGCATTCAACCCAATTGGAGCGATAACCGGATTAGTTTTGGCACAGGAATTGGTTATTGGAAGCATAAAATCCAACAATTACACTCCTGAAACATTCAAAGCCCTGTCTGCTGGCGAATTGGCATCCATTAGGGAACACGATTTGGACATCATAAGCATTCCTTATATCGGATTGGGGATTTTTGTATTGGCCATTTTGATTATTATTCTTTTTACCAAAATGCCTAAAACGGTTCATGAAGAAAAAATGTCCATCTCCGAATCCTTCAAAAAATTATGGGCCAATAAAAATTACAAAAACGGGGTTGTTGCACAGGCATTTTACGTGGGTGCCCAAATTTTGTGTTGGACTTTTATGTATCAATATGTTGATAATATTAATGCTACTTATGGGTTAAATATTACTGCAACAAATTACAATATTGGAGCCATGCTGTTGTTTTTGACAGGAAGATGGATAGGTACGGCCATGATGAAAACCATAAATCCTTCCAGAATGCTGATCTATTTTGGTATTGGTGGAATGATTTGTGCTGCAGGAGCAATTCTATTGCAAGGAATGCCGGGCTTGATTTCCTTGATTTCAATTTCAATTTTCATGTCCATCATGTTTCCAACCATTTACGGGATTGCCTTAAAAGACATGGGCGATGAAGCTAAAATTGGTTCTTCTGGTTTGGTTATGGCTATTGTGGGTGGCGCATTAATGCCATTGTTGCAAGCCAGTGTATTAGATTGGGGCGGTCCAGGATTTTCGGATATGAAGATTTTGGGATTTATTCCTGAAGTGAATTTTTCGTTTATTTTGCCGTTGCTATGTTTGGGCGTTGTAACTTTATATGGCTATAGCACTTATAAAGTTTCAAAAAAATATTAA
- a CDS encoding DUF294 nucleotidyltransferase-like domain-containing protein, whose protein sequence is MNTIAEHIADFLKQYPPFDNLNFEELSEIASNIRVINLEKHKTLFQINDVLHDSFYVVASGVVNLSVIADAEETLLNKCVEGDIFGLRPFFAKNNYMMTAKAREESIIYAIPIAVFRPFVANNSEVLDFLLQSFATNTSNPTDKENLSGKLISDNVYFSNQQSEMQYFQLLNYNNTPLKVTTTTLIQDVAKQMTDALTTGAIIADNNMPIGIVTNTDMCSKIATGRFAITSTIDKIMSSPVVTVVENISLAEAQLIMLRNNVTHLCVTKDGSDKSDIKGIISEHDLIVAQANNPGVLIKEIKRSQSAKDLKLIRDRLTALIQKSIQKNVSLSNINNIASEINLAIIKRSVELSILDLGSPPVRFAWLSIGSQGRKEQLLPTDQDSILIFEDVTADKYRDVKDYFLKLGKRTTSNLEKVGYEFCPNGHMGSNMLWCKSLTDWTKQYNNWMNTPGENSNEISSIFFDFEIAFGEPKIEEAIENVIFNNVKNNALFFDFLGNDALRKNSPLTFFKKFNVEEEGEYKNKFDIKTLALMPLVDGARLFALSHNIRGVNNTYLRFKQLAIIDPKNAEIYLNCAEAFLTLSKFRTLEGLKNDSSGQYINLQELSKVDKENLKNALAPMRELEELIKTKFKLTQFS, encoded by the coding sequence ATGAACACAATTGCAGAGCACATCGCAGATTTCTTAAAACAATATCCGCCATTTGATAATTTGAATTTCGAAGAATTATCCGAAATTGCTAGCAATATTCGAGTGATTAATTTGGAAAAACATAAAACATTGTTCCAAATAAACGATGTTCTACACGATTCTTTTTACGTTGTGGCTTCAGGAGTTGTCAATTTGTCGGTAATTGCTGATGCAGAGGAAACATTATTGAATAAATGTGTTGAAGGAGATATTTTTGGCTTGCGTCCGTTTTTCGCCAAAAATAATTACATGATGACGGCCAAAGCTCGTGAAGAAAGCATTATTTATGCCATACCTATTGCTGTTTTTCGTCCTTTTGTGGCCAATAATTCAGAGGTTTTGGACTTTCTTTTGCAAAGTTTTGCCACTAATACCAGCAATCCAACCGACAAGGAAAATTTAAGCGGCAAACTAATTTCTGACAATGTTTACTTTTCGAACCAGCAATCTGAAATGCAATATTTTCAGTTGCTGAACTACAACAATACGCCTCTAAAAGTTACAACGACAACCCTTATTCAAGACGTTGCCAAGCAAATGACAGACGCATTGACCACCGGAGCCATCATTGCCGACAACAATATGCCCATTGGAATAGTGACAAATACCGATATGTGTTCCAAAATTGCCACGGGAAGATTCGCTATCACCAGCACTATCGATAAAATTATGTCGTCACCAGTGGTTACCGTTGTCGAGAACATTTCTTTGGCCGAAGCCCAATTGATAATGTTGCGGAACAATGTGACTCATTTGTGCGTGACCAAGGATGGTTCGGATAAATCAGACATCAAAGGAATTATTTCCGAACACGATTTGATTGTGGCCCAAGCCAATAATCCCGGAGTTTTGATAAAAGAAATTAAACGTTCCCAATCTGCAAAGGATTTAAAACTGATTCGAGATAGATTGACAGCTCTTATTCAAAAATCAATTCAAAAAAATGTTTCGCTTTCCAATATCAACAATATTGCGAGTGAAATTAACTTGGCCATCATTAAGCGTTCGGTTGAATTGTCCATACTGGATTTAGGCTCCCCTCCTGTTCGTTTTGCCTGGTTAAGCATTGGTAGCCAAGGACGTAAAGAACAATTGTTGCCGACAGATCAAGACAGTATCTTGATTTTCGAAGATGTTACTGCCGATAAATATAGGGATGTGAAAGATTATTTCTTGAAATTGGGAAAAAGAACAACTTCCAATCTGGAAAAAGTAGGTTATGAATTTTGTCCAAATGGGCACATGGGAAGTAATATGCTTTGGTGTAAATCATTGACTGACTGGACTAAACAATACAATAACTGGATGAATACTCCAGGAGAAAACAGCAACGAAATTAGCAGTATTTTCTTTGATTTCGAAATCGCCTTTGGAGAACCAAAGATTGAAGAAGCCATCGAAAACGTTATTTTTAACAATGTAAAAAACAATGCTTTATTCTTTGATTTTCTGGGAAATGATGCCTTGAGAAAAAATTCGCCTTTAACTTTTTTCAAGAAATTTAACGTGGAAGAGGAAGGTGAATATAAAAACAAGTTCGATATTAAAACACTAGCTTTGATGCCGCTTGTTGATGGTGCTCGCCTTTTTGCTTTGAGCCACAATATTCGGGGTGTAAACAATACCTATCTCCGATTCAAGCAATTGGCCATCATAGATCCTAAAAATGCAGAAATTTATCTAAATTGTGCCGAAGCTTTCTTGACGTTGTCAAAATTCAGAACCTTGGAAGGTTTAAAAAATGATAGTTCAGGACAATACATCAACTTGCAGGAACTGTCAAAAGTGGACAAGGAAAATTTAAAAAATGCGTTGGCTCCAATGAGGGAATTGGAAGAATTGATAAAAACAAAATTTAAACTTACCCAATTTTCATAA